A window of the Lactobacillus amylovorus DSM 20531 genome harbors these coding sequences:
- a CDS encoding ATP-binding cassette domain-containing protein: MLQLKHIFKSYHVGDTVTYALDDVTISFRDQEFVAILGPSGSGKTTMLNVIGGLDRYDKGDLIINGKSTKNFKETDWDAYRNNTVGFIFQNYNLIPHLSIIANVELGMNLSGVPSKERHDRAIMALTEVGLKEHINKRPNQLSGGQMQRVAIARAIANDPDILLCDEPTGALDTETSVQIMELIKKISKDRLVVMVTHNPELAKKYATRIVNFQDGKIRHDSKPFDPKEEEDKFNLKRTKMSYWNAIKLSFTNIMTKKGRTILTAFASSIGIISIAVVLAISNGFQKQINTTMSKALAKYPISISQTATDMNSMNERNESNKNVKNRGYVTAKKDQSEQAQHTNKITQKYVNYVKKINPSYANNISYQRGVTLNLLSKVKGEPERVQFSNSDPDQGSSVVQARAQAMSSMGIGSSVFPTTLNKNKGSFLKQNYQILSGTWPTKATDLILVTDNKNTVNLNSLKNLGFDVSENDQIKFNKLVGKTFKVVANNDYYQELPNGMFIPKKVTSSMYNNAKTKLILVGVIRPKNEDSMALLSTGIAYSDKLSQEVINDNKNSDVVKAQKKTNRSVLTNQKLNANEKKMTMQTLGGSSIPTGIMIYPNNFDDKDKVLDYLDKWNKGKKKADKIVYTDMSSAVTTMTGGLLNGITTILVAFAAISLITSMIMIGILTYTSVLERTKEIGVLKALGARKKDITRVFDAETFILGVFSGVLGIFIAYLLTFPINTVIYNLTDLSNVAQLDPKAAIILIIVSTILTLLGGHIPARMAAKKDAAIALRSE; encoded by the coding sequence ATGCTACAACTAAAACATATTTTTAAGTCATACCATGTTGGTGACACTGTCACCTATGCGTTAGACGACGTTACCATTTCTTTCCGTGATCAAGAATTTGTCGCAATTTTGGGACCTAGTGGTTCTGGTAAAACGACTATGTTGAATGTGATTGGTGGTTTGGATCGCTACGACAAGGGCGATTTAATCATCAATGGTAAATCAACTAAGAACTTTAAAGAAACTGACTGGGATGCTTATCGTAACAACACCGTTGGTTTTATTTTTCAAAACTACAATCTGATCCCTCACCTTTCAATCATCGCTAATGTCGAATTAGGGATGAATCTTTCTGGTGTTCCAAGTAAAGAGCGCCACGATAGGGCGATTATGGCTTTGACCGAAGTCGGTTTAAAAGAGCACATCAATAAGCGCCCTAACCAATTATCTGGTGGTCAAATGCAACGTGTAGCCATTGCTCGTGCGATTGCCAACGATCCTGATATTTTACTCTGTGACGAACCAACTGGGGCTCTTGATACTGAGACCTCCGTTCAAATTATGGAATTGATTAAAAAGATCTCCAAGGATCGTTTAGTCGTTATGGTTACTCACAATCCTGAACTAGCTAAAAAATACGCTACTAGAATTGTTAATTTCCAAGATGGTAAGATCCGACACGATTCTAAGCCATTTGATCCTAAGGAAGAAGAGGACAAATTCAATTTAAAGCGGACCAAAATGTCCTATTGGAATGCAATCAAACTTAGTTTTACCAACATCATGACTAAGAAAGGTCGGACAATTTTAACTGCTTTTGCTTCCAGTATCGGGATCATTTCCATCGCGGTTGTTTTAGCCATCTCCAATGGTTTTCAAAAGCAAATCAACACTACGATGAGCAAGGCTTTAGCTAAATATCCGATCTCAATTAGCCAAACAGCCACCGATATGAACTCGATGAACGAGCGTAACGAGTCGAATAAAAACGTCAAAAATCGCGGTTATGTAACGGCTAAAAAAGATCAAAGCGAACAGGCTCAACATACTAACAAGATTACCCAAAAGTATGTTAACTACGTTAAGAAGATCAATCCTAGTTACGCCAACAATATTTCTTACCAACGTGGCGTTACTTTAAACCTTTTATCTAAGGTAAAGGGCGAGCCTGAACGAGTACAATTTTCAAATTCTGATCCTGATCAAGGTTCATCCGTTGTACAAGCACGTGCACAAGCCATGAGTTCAATGGGTATCGGCTCTTCAGTTTTCCCAACAACTTTGAATAAAAATAAGGGTTCATTCTTAAAGCAAAACTACCAAATTTTATCGGGCACCTGGCCTACCAAGGCAACTGATTTAATTTTAGTAACTGATAATAAAAACACTGTTAACCTAAATTCCTTAAAGAATTTAGGTTTTGATGTGTCTGAAAATGATCAAATTAAATTTAATAAACTTGTTGGTAAAACATTTAAAGTAGTTGCTAACAACGATTACTACCAAGAATTGCCTAATGGTATGTTTATTCCTAAGAAAGTTACTAGCTCAATGTACAACAACGCAAAGACCAAGTTGATACTCGTTGGTGTAATTAGACCTAAGAATGAAGATTCAATGGCCCTTCTCTCAACTGGCATTGCTTACAGCGATAAACTTTCTCAAGAAGTGATCAACGACAACAAAAATTCTGACGTTGTTAAGGCGCAAAAGAAGACTAACCGTAGCGTTTTGACTAATCAAAAATTGAACGCTAACGAAAAGAAAATGACGATGCAAACCTTAGGTGGTTCTAGCATCCCTACTGGCATCATGATCTACCCTAACAACTTCGATGATAAGGACAAGGTGCTCGATTACTTAGACAAGTGGAACAAGGGTAAGAAGAAAGCCGACAAGATCGTTTATACCGATATGTCGAGTGCCGTTACAACGATGACAGGTGGACTTCTTAACGGCATTACCACTATTCTAGTTGCTTTCGCTGCAATTTCATTGATCACTTCAATGATCATGATCGGCATTTTGACTTACACTTCAGTTCTTGAAAGAACGAAGGAAATCGGCGTGTTAAAGGCATTAGGTGCACGTAAGAAAGACATCACTCGTGTATTCGACGCTGAAACCTTTATCTTAGGTGTCTTCTCTGGTGTGCTGGGTATCTTTATTGCCTACCTGCTCACCTTCCCAATCAACACTGTGATTTACAACCTTACAGATTTATCAAATGTGGCACAGCTTGATCCAAAAGCAGCGATTATTTTGATCATTGTTTCAACAATACTTACCTTGCTGGGCGGACACATTCCTGCAAGAATGGCAGCTAAAAAAGATGCCGCAATTGCACTTAGAAGTGAATAA
- a CDS encoding YdcF family protein → MLNEIVAFLGRHGEFFYISVFMLVIFFVFLISWLIEPRRLINGVFFTIFLVSLLSWTTVMIHKSTSHGLQRAYDLLILVVLFGIAAILIFAWIFLFWNAYFVWKYESHTLPNLLTLIVGFVVLIFSILVLVGPGKYLPHWLSALLASIPATALYLGLVLYNFLLNLLLYQIYPRRYKQDYLIVLGAGLLNGDQVSKLLAARINRAIQFSNRQYQKGRKRPIIIMSGGQGPDEKIPEALAMARFAEHRGVSPDHILIEDQSKNTYQNMLFSKRVATKDFGSEKFRATFFSNNYHIFRAALLAKEVGLKANGVGAFTRFYYLPNAIIREFAGVFVMHKRRHFVIMGVIILFFILQAILAAAGIVRLNVV, encoded by the coding sequence GAGACACGGTGAATTTTTCTACATCTCAGTTTTCATGCTGGTGATCTTCTTTGTCTTCCTAATTTCTTGGCTAATTGAGCCGCGCCGTTTAATCAACGGTGTCTTTTTCACCATCTTTTTAGTTTCACTACTGTCATGGACAACAGTCATGATCCACAAAAGTACCAGCCACGGATTGCAGCGAGCCTATGATCTTTTAATCTTGGTCGTACTTTTTGGCATCGCCGCAATTTTAATCTTTGCCTGGATCTTTTTATTCTGGAACGCCTACTTTGTCTGGAAATATGAAAGTCACACTTTACCTAATCTATTAACTTTGATTGTTGGTTTTGTGGTTCTTATTTTCAGCATTCTGGTCTTAGTTGGTCCAGGGAAATATTTGCCGCACTGGTTGAGTGCATTGCTTGCATCAATTCCGGCAACTGCCCTATACCTTGGCCTGGTTTTATATAACTTTTTGTTAAATTTATTACTCTATCAAATCTATCCTCGCCGCTACAAGCAGGATTATTTGATCGTCCTTGGCGCTGGCCTGCTCAACGGCGACCAAGTTTCAAAATTATTGGCCGCTAGAATTAACCGCGCCATTCAATTTTCTAACCGCCAATATCAAAAAGGCAGAAAGCGCCCAATTATTATCATGTCCGGTGGTCAAGGTCCTGATGAAAAAATTCCTGAAGCCTTGGCTATGGCGAGATTTGCTGAACATCGTGGTGTCTCACCCGATCACATTTTAATTGAGGATCAATCTAAGAATACTTACCAAAACATGCTTTTCTCAAAGCGAGTAGCTACTAAAGATTTTGGCAGTGAAAAGTTCAGAGCTACCTTCTTCAGCAACAATTACCATATTTTTAGAGCCGCTCTGCTGGCTAAAGAAGTGGGCTTAAAAGCAAATGGCGTCGGGGCTTTCACCCGCTTCTACTATTTGCCTAATGCAATTATTCGTGAATTTGCCGGTGTGTTTGTCATGCATAAACGCCGCCATTTCGTTATCATGGGAGTAATCATTTTATTCTTTATCTTGCAAGCTATTTTGGCTGCAGCGGGCATCGTTAGACTTAACGTTGTCTAA